The following is a genomic window from Chitinophaga caseinilytica.
TAGCGCCATGCGGCCGGGGTCCGCAGGATCGAACCAGGCCCGACGCCCATGCTCCAGCGATAGGATGCGATGTTCCCCCGGCTCTCGTTCGTAACACGCACCATATCCAACGGGCATAACACGGTAGCGCCCAGCGTAAAGGCCGCCACCACTTCCACCGGCAAAGTAATCCTTTCGCTATGGACCGCCTGGCATTGCCTGTTGGCGACCGTGAGCCTTACGTCCCGGAAATTACTGGGCCCACGCACGAAATTTTTGGTGGCTTCGCGAGTGGACTGTGTAGTACCATCGTCGAATTCCCAGGTCCATTTCGAGACCTGGTGGGCACCGTCGTGCCGTAAATACAGGGTATCGGCATCGCAGTCCAGGCTCGTCCGGTAAGCGAATGCTGCATTCACGGTATCGCTGGTGGAAAAAGGGATGAATTGGCCAAGGGGCGTTTCCACACGGCATTCGCTGATCAACGTATTGCCATCGCTGCCGCGCACAAGGTTCAGGCGGTAGTCGCTTTCCCGTAAAATGGTCCCGCTGAGCAAAATCTCGATGCTGTCCGTCAACTGGTTATCGCAGAACACCTTCGCGCTTACGACGGAAACATTGGGACCGGTGCCCAGGTTCGCGATCACGAAATCGCTACCGTTTGCTGCTACGGAGTTACAGCGAACGGGCGACTTCAATCTTACCATCAGCCTGTCTGGCCGGCATTCTACGGGCTTGATGGAATCGAAAGGCGCGGGTTGAAAGATGGGAATGTCCAGGTTGATGGTTTCCCCTGCCGTCATGGGGTTATCACAGGCATCGAGCAGGGTATTGCCGTCGCTGCCCTGCTTCAGGCGGACCGTGTAGTTGCCGGGCGTCAGGGGCCGGTCGAGCTGAAGGATTACCGAGTCCATATCGAACCCGCTTCCACAGTTTACACCCTGTGCACCGGTGATACGCGCCGCTGTGCCCAGCAGCTCGAAATCGCTGCCATTGGCGGCCAGTGTGGCGCAACGGAGGCGTTTGGACAGTTTTACGGCCACGCG
Proteins encoded in this region:
- a CDS encoding gliding motility-associated C-terminal domain-containing protein, translating into MQNSVPLCSGRVLRLDFCSRVDPRTDYTDRNPYYYKFTCYQAGTLGFTITPKDLGDDYDWHVFDVTGRNVNDIFTDMSMQVCGNWSSNPGVTGASTAGQGLINCAGPTYPNFSSMPTLQVGHEYLLLISHFTNTQSGYSLAFGGGTAVITDPKTGDFVSAAYKCLDNRVAVKLSKRLRCATLAANGSDFELLGTAARITGAQGVNCGSGFDMDSVILQLDRPLTPGNYTVRLKQGSDGNTLLDACDNPMTAGETINLDIPIFQPAPFDSIKPVECRPDRLMVRLKSPVRCNSVAANGSDFVIANLGTGPNVSVVSAKVFCDNQLTDSIEILLSGTILRESDYRLNLVRGSDGNTLISECRVETPLGQFIPFSTSDTVNAAFAYRTSLDCDADTLYLRHDGAHQVSKWTWEFDDGTTQSTREATKNFVRGPSNFRDVRLTVANRQCQAVHSERITLPVEVVAAFTLGATVLCPLDMVRVTNESRGNIASYRWSMGVGPGSILRTPAAWRYPMSSREESYNVRLIVTDNLQCEDTAIHVLKTVPSCYVTVPTAFTPNNDGINDFLYPVNGYKTADLLFRVFARNGQLIFESRNWQHKWDGRINGSPASVGTYAWVLEFTNTELNTRIFQKGVTTLLR